Within the Zea mays cultivar B73 chromosome 10, Zm-B73-REFERENCE-NAM-5.0, whole genome shotgun sequence genome, the region ACATTGAAGGCTGGTCTACGTCTCGGATCCAAAGAAATCCAATGAAAACTGGACCTTTTGACCTAATCTGGATTTTGGCTTTTATTGGATTAAAATGACGGTGTACATCCAAATCTAAATAGACCTTATCCAAGTGTATCCAAAGCAATTAGAGTCCAGTTAGACTTCGGATTATCCGAACCTACCTCCACCTTTAGGTGTATCCATGTTCAAATGGGTTTGAACTAGAAATCATATAGTGTTTAACTTCCATACATCAAGTAGACCCAATTTTGCTTTGTTTCGAGTTTTGGCCATCTAGTTGAAGGATCATTTGCTGGTTGACAGTTTAGCTTGATTGCAACAATTCTAGATGCATATGTTATTGTACATTTcaacttaaagtttataaatacaGTAGCACCTCAAACAACAGTTGAAATCTATGTCTATTTATAAATAAGAGTTTGTGCTTGTTTTCAAGTTCCAATACATCTGATCTGATATCACAATGTGCATATCATGGACAGTTTTTCTCCTAATTTTGCAAGGAATGCATGCTTTAGTATGTGTCAGAAGCATACACTCAACTATCACGACACACCTGGCTAATTTATTTGAAACAACATTAGTATTTCCAGATAAAGTATCGTATCAACAGCAAAACTTTCAACAGAACTGATGAATACCATATTCAGTTATTAGTAGAGTACTCCATTCCAAAATGTAAGGTCTTTGTCCTAAGTCAATGTTCTCTAACTTTgaccaagtttatataatatattAGCATACACAAGACCAAACAAATGCACGCGACATTTAATGGTGATCTATGGAGGCCATTTTCTTActaagacaacttatggagagattcagagaacaaaagaaagacctgcatatggtcttcatagacttggagaaggcttatgacaaagtacccaggagtgtaatgtggtgggccttggaaaaacacaaagtagcaacaaagtacattaatcttattaaagatatgtacactaatgttgtgacaagtgtccgaacaagtgatggggacaccgatgactttccaattaacataggactacatcaagggtcggctttgagcccttatcttttcgctttggtgatagatgaggtcacaagggacatacaaggagatataccgtggtgtatgctttttgccgatgatgtggtacttattgaggagagtaggagtggtgtttcgcaaaagttggaattgtggagacagacgctggaagcaaaaggttttaggcttagtaggtctaaaacggagtatatgaagtgtgattttagtgccatggggtatgaagatggcgatgttagtcttgatgggcaagtggtacccaagaaagacacttttcgttacttaggatcaatgcttcagaaggatggagacatcgatgaggatgtcagtcatagaattaaagctggatggttgaagtggcggcaagcggcgggtgtcttatgcgacccccgggtgccacacaaactaaaaggcaaattctacaggacagcaatccggccggctatgttgtatggagcagaatgttggcccactaaaagacgacatgtccaacaactgtgtgtggcagagatgcgtatgttgcgctggatatgtggccacacaaggagagaccgagtccggaatgatgacatacgagagagagtaggagtggcgccaattgaggaaaagcttatgcaacatcgtttgagatggtttggacatatccaacgaagacctgaagaggcaccagtacatatcggaataattaggcgtcccgagaatgtgaagagaggtagaggtcgaccaaccttgacgtggacagaggcagtgaagagggacctgaaggagtggaatattgataaagagctcgccgtggataggaaggggtggaagtgtgcaattcacgtgccagaaccttgatttatagttccgcttttcctccttaatcgtttgaccttttcttgtgcccaTTTAGACCTTGCCggttcttgtgggttttatctcttttatgtgttcccccgtttcgtcgttttcggttctcctttgcctttgtttcccctattttctttgggggttgagctctgaggttttcatacggggtttcatctctagcctaccccaacgtgcttggtacaaaaggctttgttgttgttgttgttgttgttgttgtaatgAAACTAATTTGATGTTGTAGATGTGGTGAATTTTTCTATAAACTTAGCCAAAGTTGAAGAAGTTTGACCAAAGACAAAATAAAACACCTTATGTTTTGAAACAAAGGGGTTAGGTACTAGGGTATAGCGGGTACCgaaaccatcaactcagaatttcACAAGAACAAAAAGGAAATGATACGCTGATGCAGTAGGCAATTTACTCCGAGTTCTCCGAATTAACACTGCAAGGAAATGATTTCATAAAAGCATTTTtacatgtgtgtgtgtgtgtctatATATATAATTCTTATGCTTCCCCCTCTCCTTTACACCTGAAGTTTTTTTGTACAAATGTGATCTCCTATGTAGGCCATTATAGGAGGATATTCAGCAGATAACATGTGGGAAACTATAGAAATACATGATAGGAACCATGCATGTCTTTAGGGTTCATACATGGCATAAACATGCATAGGACACAATCAAGGGGCTCTCTTAAGTCGCAACAGGTGATAAAGCTATATCGAAGCCCACATTGATAATACAGCCAGGAACAATAAAATGTTTATTAAACATATACACTTGACTGTAGAGGTTTGTATCAGTTGTTTTTCTATCTAATGCAACCAAAGATATACATTCATAGGTAAGCCCTTACAGTTCAAGAAGATATGGTATCTCTTCTCTTTTGCTTTCATTCAGCACTGGGACAATCTCCCTTTCACATGTTTAACAAGGTATTATCTAATCTTAGTACTTTATGATAGATCTACTGATATTTCATGTTGCAAACCAAAGTACTTTATTAGTGGCCAATGGTTAAAAAGAAGTTCATCTCACGAGTTCATGTATGAATTTATTTGGAGATAAGCAGTGCCAAAGATTACCTTCTCAGCTGCCACAACAATCATGAGGCGACCGAGGATCTCCTGATCAGAGAGCCTTGAGAACCTGACGATAGCACATCGGCTTTGAATGGGTTCAATTATCTTTGATGATGTGTTGCATGCAAGTGCAAATCTAGTGGTGTTTGAATAGATCTCCATTGTTCTTCGCAGAGCTTGCTGTGCTCCTGATGTCATGCTGCACACAGCAAGAGTGATGTTTAACCACATACTCAGATACTAATACCGGGTTTGTATTCATCCATTTGAGAAAATAAATTTAGGCTCAGAACTTTAAAACTTCTATTTGAAGTCAGGAAAATAATGAAGTCAGGGTTTGTCCACTCCACTGTCAACAAAGAAATTAATCTCCTAGTGCTAGTCTTAGGCTCTTGGCTCAAGTCCAAACAACGACCAATACTGAAATGAAATAAGAAAAAGCATGCAAACAACAACTTGTTTCAGTAAATACAGCACTGCACCTATAACACACTGATGGTGGAAACGCCCTGCGGATGGGCTTACCTGTCAGCCTCATCCAAGATCACGATTTTGTGCCGCCCTGGCTGTAGGGTGACCTTCTTCTGTGCAAACATCTTGATCTTGTTCCGCACAACATCCAAACCCCTGCAAAAGCACGAATCGACCATCAGGCATCCAACCCAAACACCACTCGAGGCAGCCCCGAATCGCCGGTACAAAATCACGTCACGGTGGCAGAAACCTGTCATCTGAGGCATTGAGCTCCAGCACGGCATCACGATAGCTGGGCCCGAGGAGCTCATGCGCCAGCGCCAGGATGCTCGTCGTCTTCCCGGTCCCCGGAGGCCCCTGCGCCAAAAGGGAAGAGGGTGAATCGCTGTTCCGTGCTGCGCAGGGAAGGTGTTCGACGGAATGGCGCTTACGGAGAGGATGAGGTTGGGCATGTTGCCGTCGCGGGCAATGACCTCCAGGCGGGCGACGGCATCGGAGTTTCCGACGACGTCAGCGACGCGGGAGGGGCGGTACTTCTCCACCCACGGGATATCATAGGCGTCGGCGTCGGGGGCGGCGGGGGCCATGGCGCTTGGGTGGGCTGCGCTTGCGCCGCGGGAGTCGGGGGAGGGAGAAAACCGCGCGGTTGTGGTTTTGTGGAATGGAAACAAAAAAATTGGGGAATTGGTGAGAGGGCCTTTGGCGCGCGAGGGTTTTGTTTGGCGTCTGACAGGCTGGGGGCACGGTCGTCTCTATGATTCGAAAAAAAAACGAAACCTGAAAACCGAATCCGAACAACTAGAACTCAAACTTGAACAACTCTAATCCAAATAATCCGAACAATTAAGgacctgtttgtttcagcttatagattatataatctgaattatagtctaaattatataatccagattataatctagatatattataatctacatatagttgtttggtagtttatattatataaatatagattattcacaaagacaacaatactcttattgtttatttgaggtgagaaaagaatgatgacatatattgtaatttctatttacataacaATGAGTAGTAGATCTTTtgccaaaataatctcaaataaattagtcttgaggagattatgagattatcataatctggggtttagattatataatctgaatccATAATCTAACTGTGTGTTTGGTTTGCAGCACGACATGGATACAGAGTGATCTGAACCTGTATCCGAGCCTACAAAATCGTTTGGATAGCGTCACGGAGTCTACCCATCCGTCGTTCATTCCAAAATACAACAGAACCCTAGCAGCGACTCATTCCTCCAAATCAACCGGATGAGCTCACTCCGGTTCGCATCTCGCACAGGGGCGGCGGCGGGGCAGCTCTGAGGGGATCTCTCGGCGGCGACGACGCGGCGACAGCGACCGCCAGGCTcgattagggatggcaatggatgtGATTTATCCGCGTACCCGCGGATAAAAAACCCGTTAGGTACGGTTTTGAGTACGAGTCTGTACCCATGGATACGGATACGGGTAGCACTTGATATCCGTGGATATTTTTAAAACGGGTATGAAAAAACAGTATCCATACCCAAATATCCATTAAAATATCTCGTACTCCCGTCCTACAGGCCACAAGCCCAGGTTCCACCGTTCTAGGCTTCCAACGAAGCCCTCGCTCAGTCGCTCTCGCTCCAGACCCTCTCCATCTCTCTTCTTCCACTCCTACCGCCGTCGCCCACTCTATCTCTCCTCTCCCAAACTCCCGCCGCAGTCTGATACTCCGGCTCCTACCGCCGCCGCTACCAGGTGTTGTGCCGCGCCCGCCAGTCCGCCACCACAATCCCTGCTACTGGCTGCGCACCAGCCACCTCTCCTGAGTCACTGCGCGGCTGCACCCTGCGCCCACCACCTCCCCTCAGTCCCTGCGAGacaattttatattgctcgctgtaTGTCTTAATACATGTATCAGTTTTCATTTGCTGGACAAATTCTGTATGGTTGTATGTTTTTATCATATTTAAATTTGCTTGACGAATATGATATCATATTTGAATTTGTTGGATTTAAATATGTTGTATATGTAGTGGGCAAACGGATATATCCGCGGATATCCGTTACCCGCGGGTAACGGATGTGGATACTATTTGTTATCCATAGTGGGTAACGGGTACGGGTTCGGATATCGGATATAAGTCGCGGATATGGATGTCCAGAGACACTATCCGCGGATAGTTtatccgttgccatccctaggctCGAGGTACTCACCCAACCACCGCTCCTCACACTACCAGATCTAGGCGTCGCACCTCAGGATTCACATCTCAGGATTCGCACGGAGTGAACAAGGCTGAGCGTCGCCTCATTCTGACTTCCGATCCCCGGCGGGAAGCGGAGCCAGGACCGGGAGCTGGAGCAGTTGTCTTCCCCCCTCGTCTCCGTCAACTGGTGAGctccctcctccacctcctctccCTGCTCTTTGATCTCGCCCTCGCTTCTTCCTCCCCGGGCGGCCATCAGTTCCGGCGCGGCAGCTGGGATCCCTGCTTTCTCGACTCTGTTTCTCGAGCACCTTCTTGAACCAGCCGATCTGCACGCCGAGGGAGTAGGGTACCCCAGCCGctgtctgaaagggaattaggcttacacctagttcctaaataattttggtggttgaattgcccaacacaaatattggactgactagtttgctctagtgtataagttatacaggtgcaaaaggttcacatctagccaataaaaagaccaagtgttggattcaacaaaggagcaataaggcaaccgagggcacctctggctgggggcaccggactgtccggtgtgcaccggacagtgtccggtgcgcccgtagacttcgttttctacccttcgccctcgggaattcgcggaggccggcgcgctataattcaccggactgtccggtgtgcaccggacatgtccggtgcgccaacgaaccgcggcctccggaactcgtcagcctcgggttttcacgacagccgctccgctataattcaccggactgtccggtgtgcaccggactgtccggtgtgccagcggagcaacggctctctgcgcccaacggtcgactctgacagtaaacagtgcagaacagtacacgcggcaggagtcagagcagaggatcagagaggcaccggactgtccggtgtgcaccggactgtccggtgccacatgaggacaaaagcctccaacggtcgaccggctCCAATCACAAcggctaggatgacgtggctggcgcaccggacatgtccggtgtgcaccggactgtccggtgcgcccatcgccagcagacttcatcaacggctagtttttggatggtggctataaataccaccccaaccggccacttcaaggggagggagtccaagcaacattccaagtcatctagttgacatactcaagccctcccaaccatctatattcattgatccatcctatacacaagatctagcccactacaaccaacacaagtgccacaaaagagagagcaagcaattgagagctactcaattgagtttagccctagtgccttgtgagatccattgagagatagtgtgtgcttcatctttgtgttcatttgtgcgtggagttttgactcccattcaaacttcctccaaagttttggaggcttgtaaaagctagcaagagacaccaaagattgtggtggtccttgtgggatcgagagtgatccttgagaagaagaagagctcgctgatccttgtgtgatcgggagagagggaaagggttgaaaaagacccgtccttaagtggactcctcaacggggactaggccttcgagggccgaacctcggtaaaacaaatcacccgtgttcattgtgcttttgcttgtgatttgtttgctttcccttactctaagttctcttgcactattcttcgctcatatcatttggtgttgcttcaagttaaaatcttatTTAagagaagcaacactccgcaagaaaagaacttgagttagtgctctttttcatctaagctttcttgctttgttatcatagaattattagttgtattgatttatcacttccgcattatttgaaagctatactctttactagcaagaacttagtttttatactccgaaaatagttcatcttgttctaaccactaatcaaaggatctagttgggggataaagttttaattttcaggtttcgcctatccacccccccccccctctaggcgactttcaattggtatcagagctaggcacttcatcttgagtctaacaactcgaagtgatggctcgtagaagatcccaaaagaacaagaagacccaggagaacccaactcggaaggaggtaactcttgagattttatttgatgattgttctaactatgattcatggtcatctagtgtgataaatgcttttagaaccatagatcctcgattagaacaaattattgacaagagtatttttccctctagttttaatggaaaaattaattccgaggaggatcaaagatgttatcgcttaaactacctagcttttgacatcttaaacaattctcttagcaaagaagattatcgtgccttcatatcaaactatgatgaatccgtccatgatgcgcatgatatttggactagaattaaaatcaaggttgatgagtccaaacaaaatagttcatttgatgcctctacttcctttagtttttgtgatactaacccttgcaaggaagaaggagaaaatgaacgatggagaccaaacgatgaatccacctctccaaaaggtttgtcttcccatttcgattcccacatgtgttgtgtggctaatgaaaatgatagcggaagcacaaatgaggatgaggaggaagaaagaagctttgtgcatctctacgctcgcctaagccaggaagataaggcggtcatgctcaaacttctagaaagagcgagagagcaaagcgaagctcgtcaaaggctagaagatattctctccataaagatgcaacactttgacgagctgactaaagaacatgaggagctaaagtgctctcatgttgatttggtccaaaggtatgaaactatttcaattgagcaagacaacgctttacattgtatcgctcaattagtaaataagaataccttgctaaaggaccaagtagaaaagctaaaaattgaaaatctagcttttcaagaaaaatatgatatgcttctatgttctcatgaaaatcttatggatgatcatatcatattaaacattgctcatgaggttgtgatagaaaatttaaaatcccaacaacctcactcatgcacatgtattcaaattgatactatattaccatgtgctaatgcttgttgtttgtcaacaagcaaatcttcatttgagctagaatttgcaggaacaaatgatgattcatatcaaaagctcaaagaagaaaatgagaggctaaagaagagcttgacacaactaaaagggaaatgcattgcccaaccttctcaagataaccgtgatcacatggtgaagaagcttgagacgggaacaaccgtggcatgcactacatcccttgaagaaaatgtcaaggatttgaggactgccatgaggaggaaacaaaaaatgaaattcaacacctcctccaaaagcctcaaccacgcctccacaaaaggtaacatccaaggtaatgatcaagccacacttcacattaagaggtgtagtgaatgctttgaaatggggcacttgattaggtcatgtccctatattaatggcttgattattaacaaggatgatagactttgttttaaatgctctaagaaaggacacttgcttagatcttgtccccatttaaaacaaaaaggcatagggttagaaaagaaagtttttactaaccatgtagcaggcaacaagcaaggaaagaagaaaacttcaaaacttgaaaaacgcctatgctacacatgccgaagaaagggacatcaatgcaaggattgtcccattggtaacaattccactcctagcttgtcaattaattttcatgtaactaggcaacccaaaattgcaacttgtgctagaaaggtaacaagtttaccaagcgctagcacaaaggacacttgggttcctagatctttgttcactaaccttaacggacccatcaagcgatgggtaccaaaatgtgcttgacaagatttgtaggagaaggagatggtatgaacctttggggtgcttgagggagttaattcaattcttatcaactcaagctgtcaatcttcaaatgatctacatattcaagattgacccaaggttacttcagtttattgtattcaaaactcatatcatctcgggaagatattaatgttgtaggaaataaagaatcatcatgtgcggaatatcaaagcctacaacatggaggaaagtcaagggatggtaacatttatattcttaagtgcaattatcttaatttgtcatgtgtcttgtgtagtcacatagaaatagaaagcacttaaggatgttttaaaattatgtcatcattctttgaagaaattcctctcatatggtagattgtgtatttatcaattctatattatgacaatctacatgctttaaattgttgcaagttcccatggcatgtctttacattaattattctattattgccatgttctaggtataaagagatatttcatgttcttaaaagaataaggtgtcatataagaaattcaaatacttaggacacttataaaaagaaaaattctctctatagctagaaaagtgagactaatgctttcatctaagtaatttaagtagtctcacttgtagagaataagtttctctttggaagcatgtaatctaacatgacaaggaaaatcaatccaataatttatgttgtatgttttattgcttaaattggatatgattcctctacatttatcgctctccatgtaatgaattagatttattcccttaagtctcaagaatttaaccatgcttgttttatgagtttaaaactaggcatacttcatggaataatctagttcatattataaagtttccatgccaaTAGTAATTCACTCTTCAttctttatcaaaatgattactaaatggaaactagtgcttgtgttgctaacgtatctcttgagcttacttataaatatgcatagaagaGAAAGTACACAAGtctcatgggttgatcttcacccaaaagaagaaaggtaaaagcaaaggtatgggaactcatcttcttaagttaagtttagttcccatctcaatgagtatttaatctaaattatcatactcTACTCTTGagaggaatagattctttattggaccaaaattaactaagtatgcattcaaatatcattttcttaatgcttatgtccattagaatctatttaatgcctttgcgatatttatatacatgttatcatattgatttgcttccaagtgaatgattaactaacttcaatatgataaagtaaaatctccaatgattattaaaatgcttaaaaggtgctcactcgttttttctcaaatgaaatgcacttatgttaaggattttacttcatgtctatgtgacttatggatgatgaattatgtatgctaattatctaaagtaatcatcctttcccatatactcccttgcactgttaacatgtctcttgagtattttcaataagtttggaaggaaaaagagacaaatacaaagggaggacactcaaatgaaaagggAAAAACATCAAGGATAACAAcagctacttggacaataaggtcttcgcaataatcaatggtgtggttgtaagcattctaaattctctttcattatgaggttaccaggctcaagttgtttattgctaaatttatgagccttgatcaaaatgtataatgcttctccctttatgttcttaaaagtaaatgcatcgaaatcaattctttaaattacttgatgcatatctgtaggaggagtccattattatattttgattatgttgagactattgctttgtcttagaaatttcatatagtctcttgcatgagaataatgtttctcatatagtatgctacttcacatcaatccaacttgttaaaataatgtcgcttttatcaaggattgttgctttcatttctaaagtagcatgcttattggattctcctatttttaagcttgattgaaaatttaatgcctttgttgtgatctcatattggttgatcattgaacaacttcaattatcacttatgctccTTAGTGCCTTAtgtaatttgaatttgatttcaattgTAATATTAactgacatctatcttgatatacactaaggaaaaaggagaattcatgattcaattatgcaacttgtgatccatttgatatatgctaacaataacttgaaaaggatcactagttgtagatctctctcttgtgcaaagtatttccatatattgtcattgagtataggtcttaagcaactaagactaaggacaaagcacaatgaagagagcgtctctatgagaaggtacaaaagggtaaaatcacttcctttcatttaaacttgtacctaaatcttcctcttataagcattctttgcatatcttatacataaggaagagaaagcatgtcttttgcatttatccctgcttcatacctagtttaacctcttaaaatttcactcatgcattattgcatctttgctaaaactagttgaagtgattctattgtcaaagagcttaaagcttaaccttgtaacgaggataagctacctttgttccaaaggtggatggtccttaagtctctttgaaatccttaaaggaaaatgcttaaaatgtttgcaacatgctttcataagtgcataaactgtcttgagcatcactcatatactatgacacattgcacttcacattctgtataatatagatatgttctcattaacctaattatgtgcaattggcatttaaggccataaTATGTGCTCCTCtccaggcacatatttagggggagaaatctatattatatagaactatgatcatactTAATtaacatatctcttgatcatatctctttcattttggtacaaatgcacatattctattattcccgtaccatgactacgactaatatgtttccaagtatattactatgctaagtcgtagattgaaagggaaatggagtcttcggcgaaaacaaaggcttccactccgtaaatcatacttcgccatcactccaagcaactctctattctttgggggagaaatgagcatcaaagaaaagggctTCGTCtttggagagagtaagagcccaaagctaaaagaccggacttcgcctttggtataatcttaactcatttatttatgcccaaaaggggaagatagcacttcgagggttctaatgattccgtttttggcgattcatgccaaaaagggggagaaatgagcccaaagcaaaaggaccgcaccaccaccaccaaattcaaaaacttagtgctttccaaaagtctttatcatttggtatcctattgtgttcaaaagggggagaaagtagtatttcaaaaatggtatatcaaaaccctcttgaacactaagaggtggatctcttttagggggagttttgtttagtcaaaggaaaagcatttgaaatagggggagaaaatttcaaatcttggaaatgccttacaaactcttattcatttacctttgattatttgcaaaagaactttgaaaaggatttacaaaagaatttgcaaaaacaaaactcgtggtgcaaacgtggtccaaaatactaaataaagaaagaaacattccttgcatatcttgtaagtagttatattggctcaattccaagtaacctttgcacttacattatgtaaactagttcaattatgcacttctatacttgctttggtttgtgttggcatca harbors:
- the LOC100282678 gene encoding Replication factor C subunit 4 (The RefSeq protein has 2 substitutions compared to this genomic sequence); protein product: MAAAAPDADAYDIPWVEKYRPSRVADVVGNSDAVARLEVIARDGNMPNLILSGPPGTGKTTSILALAHELLGPSYRDAVLELNASDDRGLDVVRNKIKMFAQKKVTLQPGRHKIVILDEADSMTSGAQQALRRTMEIYSNTTRFALACNTSSKIIEPIQSRCAIVRFSRLSDQEILGRLMIVVAAEKVPYAPEGLEAIIFTADGDMRQALNNLQATFSGFRFINQENVFKVCDQPHPLHVKNMVKNVLDGKFDEPCSALKQLYDLGYSPTDIITTLFRVVKNYDMAEYLKLEMLKETGFAHMRICDGVGSFLQLSGLLAKFALVRETAKAP